From Vicugna pacos chromosome 6, VicPac4, whole genome shotgun sequence, a single genomic window includes:
- the GPR135 gene encoding G-protein coupled receptor 135: MEEQPPPPPVRPAVSTALSGSPHPGAPSVAGTPGGTSSAATAAAVLSFSTAAAAALGNQSDGSGGDSTGAPAGGGLGGRGAPGAAGRLPLGPEAAPLLSHGAAVAAQALVLLLIFLLSSLGNCAVMGVIVKHRQLRTVTNAFILSLSLSDLLTALLCLPAAFLDLFTPPGGPAPAAAAGPWRGFCAASRFFSSCFGIVSTLSVALISLDRYCAIVRPPREKIGRRRALQLLAGAWLAALGFSLPWELFRAPQEPPAAQSFHGCLYRTSPDPAQLGAAYSVGLVVACYLLPFLLMCFCHYHICKTVRLSDLRVRPLTTYARVLRFFSDVRTATTVLIMIVFVICCWGPYCFLVLLAAARQAQATEAPSFLNVVAVWLTWANGAINPVIYAIRNPNISMLLGRSREEGYRTRNVDAFLPNQGRALQARSRNRLRNRCTNRLGACSRTSSSKPTSAMGGDVAMWARKNPVVLFCREGPPEAVTEAAKQPKSVPGDTSL; the protein is encoded by the coding sequence ATGGAGGAgcagccgccgccaccgcccgTCCGCCCGGCGGTGAGCACGGCCTTGTCGGGCAGCCCACACCCCGGCGCCCCCTCCGTGGCCGGCACGCCTGGCGGGACTTCCTCCGCGGCGACGGCGGCGGCCGTGCTCTCCTTCAGCACCGCGGCGGCCGCGGCGCTGGGGAACCAGAGCGACGGGAGCGGGGGCGACAGCACTGGCGCCCCGGCTGGCGGCGGCCTTGGAGGGCGCGGGGCGCCGGGGGCAGCGGGGAGGCTGCCGCTGGGCCCCGAGGCGGCGCCGCTGTTGTCGCACGGGGCGGCAGTGGCGGCCCAGGCGCTCGTCCTCCTGCTCATCTTCCTGCTGTCTAGCCTGGGCAACTGCGCCGTGATGGGGGTGATCGTGAAGCACCGGCAGCTCCGCACCGTCACCAACGCCTTcatcctgtccctgtccctgtcggATCTGCTCACGGCGCTGCTCTGCCTGCCCGCCGCCTTCCTGGACCTCTTTACGCCGCCCGGAGGCCcggcgcccgccgccgccgcgggacCCTGGCGCGGTTTCTGCGCCGCCAGCCGCTTCTTCAGCTCGTGCTTCGGCATCGTGTCCACCCTCAGCGTGGCCCTCATCTCGCTGGACCGCTACTGCGCCATCGTGCGGCCGCCCCGGGAGAAGATTGGGCGCCGCCGCGCGCTGCAGCTGCTGGCGGGCGCCTGGCTGGCGGCCCTGGGCTTCTCCTTGCCCTGGGAGCTGTTCCGCGCGCCCCAGGAGCCCCCGGCGGCGCAGAGCTTCCACGGCTGCCTGTACCGGACGTCCCCAGACCCCGCGCAGCTGGGCGCGGCCTACAGCGTGGGGTTGGTGGTGGCCTGCTACCTGCTGCCCTTCCTGCTCATGTGCTTCTGCCACTACCACATCTGCAAGACCGTGCGCCTGTCCGACCTGCGGGTGCGGCCCCTGACCACTTACGCGCGCGTGCTGCGCTTCTTCAGCGACGTGCGCACCGCCACCACTGTGCTCATCATGATTGTCTTCGTCATCTGCTGCTGGGGGCCCTACTGCTTCCTGGTGCTGCTGGCTGCGGCCcggcaggcccaggccacggagGCCCCCTCGTTCCTCAACGTGGTGGCCGTCTGGCTGACCTGGGCCAATGGGGCCATCAACCCTGTCATCTACGCCATTCGCAACCCCAACATTTCGATGCTCCTAGGACGCAGCCGGGAAGAGGGCTACCGGACTAGGAATGTGGACGCTTTCCTGCCCAACCAGGGCCgggctctgcaggccagaagcCGTAATCGCCTTCGAAATCGCTGTACTAACCGCCTGGGGGCCTGCAGCCGGACGTCCTCTTCCAAGCCGACCAGCGCTATGGGAGGGGATGTGGCCATGTGGGCTCGCAAAAATCCAGTTGTGCTTTTCTGCCGGGAGGGGCCACCAGAGGCTGTGACAGAAGCGGCCAAACAGCCTAAATCCGTACCCGGGGATACCAGTCTCTAA
- the L3HYPDH gene encoding trans-3-hydroxy-L-proline dehydratase, whose amino-acid sequence MSRWSSSRTQTMENTLAVPRLPPHDPETPALLVVDMHTGGEPLRIVVAGCPEVAGPTLLAKRRYMRQYLDHVRQRLMFEPRGHRDMYGAVLVPSELPDAHLGVLFLHNEGYSSMCGHAVLALGRFALDFGLVPAPLPDAHEALVNIHCPCGLVAAFVECEGGRSRGPVRFHSVPAFALATDLLVDVPGHGKVIVDVAYGGAFYAFVSAEKLGLDIGSAKTRDLVDAASAVTEAVKAQFKINHPDSEDLAFLYGTILTDGKDAYSEEPTTNICVFADEQVDRSPTGSGVTARVALQYHKGLLELTQTRAFRSSATGSVFTGKAVREAKCGEFKAVIVEVSGQAHYTGTASFTVEDDDPLKDGFLLK is encoded by the exons ATGTCACGGTGGTCGAGTTCTCGGACGCAGACAATGGAGAACACGCTGGCGGTGCCCCGACTGCCTCCGCACGACCCAGAGACGCCGGCACTGTTGGTGGTGGACATGCACACGGGCGGCGAGCCCCTGCGCATCGTGGTGGCGGGGTGTCCGGAGGTGGCCGGCCCCACGCTGCTGGCCAAGCGGCGCTACATGCGCCAGTACCTTGACCACGTGCGGCAACGACTCATGTTTGAGCCTCGAGGGCACCGGGACATGTACGGGGCCGTGCTGGTCCCCAGCGAGCTGCCGGACGCGCATCTGGGCGTCCTGTTCCTGCACAACGAGGGCTACAGCTCCATGTGCGGCCACGCGGTGCTGGCGCTGGGCCGCTTCGCGCTCGACTTCGGGCTGGTGCCGGCACCTCTGCCCGACGCCCACGAAGCCCTCGTCAACATCCACTGCCCGTGCGGGCTGGTGGCCGCCTTCGTGGAGTGCGAGGGCGGCCGCAGCCGCGGCCCAGTACGCTTCCACAGCGTCCCGGCCTTTGCGCTGGCCACAG ATCTCCTGGTGGATGTTCCTGGTCATGGAAAGGTGATAGTGGATGTTGCATACGGTGGTGCATTTTATGCGTTTGTTAGTGCTGAAAAGTTAGGGCTTGATATTGGTTCTGCAAAGACAAGAGACCTTGTGGATGCAGCAAGTGCAGTGACAGAAGCAGTGAAAGCCCAG tttaaAATTAATCATCCTGACAGTGAAGACCTTGCCTTTCTATACGGAACTATATTAACAGATGGAAAAGACGCTTATAGTGAGGAACCAACCACCAACATCTGTGTGTTTGCAGATGAACAG GTTGACAGAAGTCCTACCGGCTCAGGAGTGACGGCCCGAGTTGCCTTACAGTATCACAAAGGGCTTCTAGAACTGACCCAGACCAGAGCCTTCAGAAGCAGTGCAACCGGCTCAGTATTCACGGGAAAGGCTGTGAGG GAAGCAAAATGTGGCGAATTTAAAGCTGTTATAGTGGAAGTATCCGGACAAGCCCATTACACAGGGACAGCGAGTTTCACAGTAGAAGATGATGACCCATTGAAGGATGGGTTTCTTCTTAAGTGA
- the JKAMP gene encoding JNK1/MAPK8-associated membrane protein isoform X3, which yields MAMLPLVLHWFFIEWYSGKKSSSALFQHITALFECTVAALITLLVSDPVGVLYIRSCRVLMLSDWYTMLYNPSPDYVTTVHCTHEAVYPLYTIVFIYYAFCLVLMMLLRPLLVKKIACGLGKSDRFKSIYAALYFFPILTVLQAVGGGLLYYAFPYIILVLSLVTLAVYMSASEIENCYDLLVRKKRLIVLFSHWLLHAYGIISISRVDKLEQDLPLLALVPTPALFYLFTAKFTEPSRILSEGANGH from the exons ATGGCTATGCTTCCTCTTGTTCTGCATTGGTTCTTCATTGAATGGTACTCGGGGAAAAAGAG CTCCAGTGCACTCTTCCAGCACATCACTGCACTATTTGAGTGCACTGTGGCAGCTCTCATCACCTTACTTGTGAGTGATCCAGTCGGTGTGCTCTATATCCGTTCGTGTCGAGTACTGATGCTTTCTGACTGGTATACGATGCTGTACAACCCAAGTCCAGATTATGTTACCACGGTGCACTGCACACATGAAGCTGTCTACCCACT CTACACCATTGTATTTATCTATTATGCATTCTGCTTGGTATTAATGATGCTGCTCCGACCTCTTCTGGTAAAGAAGATTGCCTGTGGGTTAGGGAAGTCTGATCGATTTAAAAGTATTTATGCTGCACTTTACTTCTTCCCAATTTTAACTGTGCTTCAGGCAGTTGGTGGAGGCCTTTTAT attatGCCTTCCCATACATTATATTAGTATTATCTCTAGTGACTCTGGCTGTGTACATGTCGGCTTCAGAAATTGAG AACTGCTATGATCTTCTGGTCAGAAAGAAAAGACTCATTGTTCTCTTCAGCCACTGGTTACTTCATGCCTATGGGATAATCTCCATTTCCAGAGTCGATAAACTTGAGCAAGACTTACCCCTTTTGGCACTGGTACCCACACCAGCCCTGTTTTACTTGTTCACTGCAAAATTTACTGAACCTTCACGGATACTCTCAGAAGGAGCCAATGGACACTGA
- the JKAMP gene encoding JNK1/MAPK8-associated membrane protein isoform X1, with amino-acid sequence MAVDIQPACLGLYCGKTLLFKNGSTEIYGECGVCPRGQRTNAQKYCEPCTESPELYDWLYLGFMAMLPLVLHWFFIEWYSGKKSSSALFQHITALFECTVAALITLLVSDPVGVLYIRSCRVLMLSDWYTMLYNPSPDYVTTVHCTHEAVYPLYTIVFIYYAFCLVLMMLLRPLLVKKIACGLGKSDRFKSIYAALYFFPILTVLQAVGGGLLYYAFPYIILVLSLVTLAVYMSASEIENCYDLLVRKKRLIVLFSHWLLHAYGIISISRVDKLEQDLPLLALVPTPALFYLFTAKFTEPSRILSEGANGH; translated from the exons ATGG ctgtcgaTATTCAACCAGCATGCCTTGGACTTTATTGTGGGAAGACCCTGTTATTTAAAAATGGCTCGACTGAAATATATGGAGAATGTGGG GTGTGTCCAAGAGGACAGAGAACAAATGCACAGAAATATTGTGAGCCTTGCACAGAGTCTCCAGAACTGTATGACTGGCTCTATCTTGGATTTATGGCTATGCTTCCTCTTGTTCTGCATTGGTTCTTCATTGAATGGTACTCGGGGAAAAAGAG CTCCAGTGCACTCTTCCAGCACATCACTGCACTATTTGAGTGCACTGTGGCAGCTCTCATCACCTTACTTGTGAGTGATCCAGTCGGTGTGCTCTATATCCGTTCGTGTCGAGTACTGATGCTTTCTGACTGGTATACGATGCTGTACAACCCAAGTCCAGATTATGTTACCACGGTGCACTGCACACATGAAGCTGTCTACCCACT CTACACCATTGTATTTATCTATTATGCATTCTGCTTGGTATTAATGATGCTGCTCCGACCTCTTCTGGTAAAGAAGATTGCCTGTGGGTTAGGGAAGTCTGATCGATTTAAAAGTATTTATGCTGCACTTTACTTCTTCCCAATTTTAACTGTGCTTCAGGCAGTTGGTGGAGGCCTTTTAT attatGCCTTCCCATACATTATATTAGTATTATCTCTAGTGACTCTGGCTGTGTACATGTCGGCTTCAGAAATTGAG AACTGCTATGATCTTCTGGTCAGAAAGAAAAGACTCATTGTTCTCTTCAGCCACTGGTTACTTCATGCCTATGGGATAATCTCCATTTCCAGAGTCGATAAACTTGAGCAAGACTTACCCCTTTTGGCACTGGTACCCACACCAGCCCTGTTTTACTTGTTCACTGCAAAATTTACTGAACCTTCACGGATACTCTCAGAAGGAGCCAATGGACACTGA
- the JKAMP gene encoding JNK1/MAPK8-associated membrane protein isoform X2: MACLGLYCGKTLLFKNGSTEIYGECGVCPRGQRTNAQKYCEPCTESPELYDWLYLGFMAMLPLVLHWFFIEWYSGKKSSSALFQHITALFECTVAALITLLVSDPVGVLYIRSCRVLMLSDWYTMLYNPSPDYVTTVHCTHEAVYPLYTIVFIYYAFCLVLMMLLRPLLVKKIACGLGKSDRFKSIYAALYFFPILTVLQAVGGGLLYYAFPYIILVLSLVTLAVYMSASEIENCYDLLVRKKRLIVLFSHWLLHAYGIISISRVDKLEQDLPLLALVPTPALFYLFTAKFTEPSRILSEGANGH, translated from the exons ATGG CATGCCTTGGACTTTATTGTGGGAAGACCCTGTTATTTAAAAATGGCTCGACTGAAATATATGGAGAATGTGGG GTGTGTCCAAGAGGACAGAGAACAAATGCACAGAAATATTGTGAGCCTTGCACAGAGTCTCCAGAACTGTATGACTGGCTCTATCTTGGATTTATGGCTATGCTTCCTCTTGTTCTGCATTGGTTCTTCATTGAATGGTACTCGGGGAAAAAGAG CTCCAGTGCACTCTTCCAGCACATCACTGCACTATTTGAGTGCACTGTGGCAGCTCTCATCACCTTACTTGTGAGTGATCCAGTCGGTGTGCTCTATATCCGTTCGTGTCGAGTACTGATGCTTTCTGACTGGTATACGATGCTGTACAACCCAAGTCCAGATTATGTTACCACGGTGCACTGCACACATGAAGCTGTCTACCCACT CTACACCATTGTATTTATCTATTATGCATTCTGCTTGGTATTAATGATGCTGCTCCGACCTCTTCTGGTAAAGAAGATTGCCTGTGGGTTAGGGAAGTCTGATCGATTTAAAAGTATTTATGCTGCACTTTACTTCTTCCCAATTTTAACTGTGCTTCAGGCAGTTGGTGGAGGCCTTTTAT attatGCCTTCCCATACATTATATTAGTATTATCTCTAGTGACTCTGGCTGTGTACATGTCGGCTTCAGAAATTGAG AACTGCTATGATCTTCTGGTCAGAAAGAAAAGACTCATTGTTCTCTTCAGCCACTGGTTACTTCATGCCTATGGGATAATCTCCATTTCCAGAGTCGATAAACTTGAGCAAGACTTACCCCTTTTGGCACTGGTACCCACACCAGCCCTGTTTTACTTGTTCACTGCAAAATTTACTGAACCTTCACGGATACTCTCAGAAGGAGCCAATGGACACTGA